A stretch of the Deltaproteobacteria bacterium genome encodes the following:
- a CDS encoding NUDIX hydrolase, with the protein MHKRTDSGETVSTTHAKREVYRGRQFAFTVEQVTHPNGVRTEMGIVRHPGSTVIVPLFGDETIGMLRQYRHAVRAYVYETPAGTMEPGEDPLVCAHRELEEETGYRAGEMICLGRTFLLPAYSDEVTHVYLARDLTKTSQALDCDEIIEVHRLPLEKVLAMIAAGEVIDALSIVSIYHAVNFRSSGGRAGLHPSPPESRL; encoded by the coding sequence ATGCATAAACGTACAGACAGTGGGGAAACCGTTTCCACCACCCATGCGAAACGCGAGGTCTACCGGGGTCGGCAGTTCGCCTTTACCGTCGAGCAGGTAACGCACCCCAACGGCGTTCGCACCGAGATGGGCATCGTGCGCCATCCGGGATCGACGGTCATCGTGCCGCTTTTCGGGGATGAGACGATCGGCATGCTGAGGCAGTACCGGCACGCCGTGAGGGCCTATGTCTACGAGACGCCGGCGGGAACCATGGAACCCGGTGAAGATCCGCTCGTGTGTGCGCACCGCGAACTGGAAGAGGAGACCGGCTACAGAGCCGGTGAGATGATTTGCCTGGGCAGGACGTTTTTGTTGCCGGCCTATTCGGACGAAGTGACCCACGTTTATCTGGCGCGGGATCTCACCAAAACCTCACAGGCCCTGGACTGCGACGAAATTATCGAAGTGCACAGGCTTCCCCTTGAAAAGGTGCTGGCGATGATTGCCGCCGGCGAGGTGATCGACGCCCTTTCCATTGTATCCATTTATCACGCCGTGAATTTTCGTTCTTCCGGGGGACGCGCAGGGTTGCATCCATCCCCGCCCGAAAGCCGTCTTTGA
- a CDS encoding trimethylamine methyltransferase family protein, with protein MIRNSSFERGVRKPITPRSSQRAQKRSRHMRFAKLLSDGDVDKIHDASCEILEKVGILVHSEKARSIFTKHGCRAEGAEGLIKFPRSVVENYYRLFVPTFTFKGRDPDNDRTIPDDRPVVVTASSAPNVIDPASGRERRATSDDIANIAHLINELSGYDIFSISTLADDAPSGQFSLARFYPALKNCTKPIRGNTPDMEDLMKVLDLGKIVAGGEDAYRERPIITHHCCPVISPLTMDVASTETLIYLVEQGLPIYGTIVPNAGLTAPMSLVGSLTLGNAEFLGLGVLTQMIRPGTPLIYAVLSTVADLRNGSYTPGAIETGLMQMAHSQMARFYGVPSGGYIGLTNAHLNDAQSGYETGMNTTGAVLAGADMLNMGGLLDSLMAFDYGKAVIDNEIALMLKRMTGFPGVDEKSLALSVITDVGPGGSFMESAHTMANMRETGLLTTVANRDMRSTWEAEGRPDAAHQALALARNILVSDNSAVFSDDVDREIRARFADLVTGDAKALD; from the coding sequence TTGATCCGAAATTCGAGTTTCGAGAGAGGTGTTCGGAAGCCCATAACCCCACGATCCAGTCAGCGTGCACAGAAAAGGAGCCGTCACATGCGTTTTGCGAAACTGCTCAGCGATGGGGATGTCGATAAGATTCATGACGCATCCTGCGAGATCCTTGAAAAGGTGGGCATCCTCGTCCACAGCGAAAAGGCCCGATCCATCTTTACAAAGCATGGCTGCCGGGCGGAGGGTGCCGAAGGTCTGATTAAATTTCCCCGATCGGTGGTGGAAAACTACTACCGCCTGTTCGTGCCTACGTTTACCTTCAAAGGACGCGACCCGGACAATGACCGCACCATTCCCGATGACCGCCCGGTGGTGGTTACGGCATCCTCGGCGCCCAACGTGATCGATCCCGCCAGCGGCAGGGAGCGACGGGCAACGTCGGACGATATCGCCAACATCGCCCACCTGATCAACGAACTTTCCGGCTACGATATTTTTTCCATCTCCACCCTGGCCGACGACGCCCCCTCCGGCCAGTTCAGCCTGGCACGGTTTTATCCCGCCCTTAAAAACTGCACCAAGCCCATCCGTGGAAACACGCCCGACATGGAAGATCTGATGAAGGTTCTGGATCTGGGTAAAATTGTCGCCGGCGGTGAAGACGCCTATAGGGAGCGACCGATTATCACCCATCATTGCTGCCCGGTGATTTCGCCGTTGACCATGGACGTGGCCTCAACCGAAACGCTCATATACCTGGTTGAACAGGGACTCCCCATCTACGGCACCATCGTCCCCAATGCCGGTTTGACCGCCCCCATGTCGCTGGTGGGAAGCCTGACTCTCGGTAATGCCGAATTTCTGGGACTGGGTGTACTGACGCAGATGATTCGACCGGGAACACCGCTGATATACGCCGTCCTTTCGACGGTTGCCGATCTGCGCAACGGCAGCTACACACCCGGTGCCATCGAAACCGGTTTGATGCAGATGGCTCACAGCCAGATGGCACGCTTTTACGGCGTGCCGTCAGGCGGCTACATCGGTTTGACCAATGCGCACCTGAACGATGCCCAATCCGGATACGAAACCGGTATGAACACAACCGGCGCCGTACTGGCCGGAGCCGACATGCTCAACATGGGCGGTCTGCTGGACAGCCTCATGGCCTTCGACTACGGCAAGGCCGTCATCGACAACGAAATCGCATTGATGCTCAAGCGCATGACGGGTTTTCCAGGGGTCGACGAGAAAAGCCTGGCACTTTCCGTCATCACCGACGTCGGCCCGGGAGGCTCGTTCATGGAATCCGCTCACACCATGGCCAACATGCGGGAAACCGGTCTTTTAACCACCGTGGCCAACAGGGACATGCGCAGCACCTGGGAAGCGGAGGGCAGGCCCGATGCCGCTCATCAGGCACTGGCCCTGGCAAGAAACATCCTGGTGTCCGACAATTCTGCCGTTTTTTCCGATGACGTCGACCGGGAAATTCGGGCAAGGTTCGCAGATCTGGTGACCGGCGATGCAAAGGCGCTCGACTGA
- a CDS encoding LysR family transcriptional regulator, with the protein MNLNQLKIFYLAVKHGNLSAAGKTLNITQPAVTKGIQRLQDHYDVQLLNRLGKKLVLTDAGEALFQIAEKIFELDRLAEDCVRDFQRNERGHIRIDASESFGAYYLPSNVNPFSLANPGLRISVNILPTEQVADNTANLKNDLGFISFSIVNEKLRICEILADRFVVIAPVDHPFAKKRILEPADLEGQSMVVHEIGSVPHQAVERLVREHRISVSIPLELSSNRAIKRAVENGAGIALVSRKVAHEEVRMGTLVAIPISDKSFTRKFYMVHHRNKYLSKNLQAFIRDVHRWADAYQGRAGGVESQ; encoded by the coding sequence ATGAATCTCAATCAGTTGAAAATCTTCTACCTGGCTGTCAAACACGGCAATCTCAGCGCGGCAGGGAAAACGCTGAACATCACCCAACCGGCAGTCACCAAGGGAATTCAGCGCCTTCAGGATCATTACGACGTTCAGCTGTTGAACCGGCTCGGGAAAAAGCTGGTCCTGACCGATGCCGGTGAGGCCCTGTTCCAAATCGCGGAAAAAATATTCGAACTGGACAGGCTGGCCGAGGACTGTGTGCGCGATTTCCAACGCAATGAAAGAGGACACATACGCATAGATGCCAGCGAGAGTTTCGGGGCCTACTACCTGCCCTCCAATGTCAACCCCTTCAGCCTCGCAAACCCGGGTCTGCGCATATCGGTCAACATCCTGCCGACCGAACAGGTTGCGGACAACACCGCCAATCTTAAAAACGATCTGGGCTTTATCTCTTTTTCCATTGTAAACGAGAAGCTTCGAATCTGCGAAATTCTTGCGGACCGCTTTGTCGTCATCGCCCCTGTGGACCATCCGTTTGCGAAAAAAAGGATCCTGGAACCGGCCGACCTGGAAGGTCAATCCATGGTGGTGCATGAAATCGGCTCCGTGCCTCATCAGGCGGTCGAGCGACTGGTCAGGGAACACCGCATATCCGTTTCGATTCCCCTGGAGCTTTCCAGCAACCGTGCCATCAAGCGGGCGGTGGAAAACGGCGCGGGCATCGCCCTGGTGTCACGAAAGGTGGCCCACGAAGAGGTCAGGATGGGAACCCTCGTCGCCATCCCCATCTCCGACAAGTCCTTCACGCGCAAGTTCTACATGGTTCACCACCGAAACAAGTACCTTTCCAAGAATCTGCAGGCTTTCATCAGGGATGTCCATCGATGGGCGGATGCGTATCAGGGGCGCGCCGGGGGCGTTGAGTCGCAATGA
- a CDS encoding DUF4340 domain-containing protein: protein MKVKKEYIILLIVIVALGAYLALRSRDRKLYELPDIAPVDTKQITRLEVAKGGKTVEFEKAGSDWRILPQNYPADPQKIKEMLAVAENLTLSELISESKNYERYGLDEKEGIVFKCWCKKEPCFQLTIGKTAGSYHHTFVKLPGDDDVYNAEGNFRDKFDQKAGEFREKTVLAFDKQAVGEIEIRADGFSETFKKVQAKTAGKDAAKDQDDDRKSGGGVEKWIGSDGIQAETDKMSSLISTLSDLKCESFLEGKTKDDLTEPVYTLVIKGAKSYTLNLFAEVKIGDETFVPGVSSENDYPFLLTKWRSDSIMKKPGELKQKPAQAE from the coding sequence ATGAAGGTGAAGAAAGAGTACATCATTCTGCTCATTGTCATCGTTGCCCTGGGTGCCTATCTGGCATTGCGCAGCCGGGACAGAAAGCTCTACGAACTGCCTGACATCGCGCCCGTGGATACCAAGCAAATAACCCGCCTGGAAGTGGCCAAGGGAGGCAAAACCGTCGAATTCGAAAAGGCCGGGAGCGATTGGCGGATACTTCCGCAGAACTATCCGGCAGACCCCCAGAAGATCAAGGAGATGCTGGCCGTAGCGGAAAATCTCACGCTTAGCGAGTTGATTTCGGAATCCAAGAATTACGAGCGCTACGGCCTCGATGAAAAGGAGGGGATTGTATTCAAGTGCTGGTGCAAAAAGGAACCTTGCTTCCAACTCACCATTGGAAAAACAGCTGGTTCCTATCATCACACCTTTGTAAAGCTGCCCGGTGACGACGACGTGTACAATGCCGAAGGCAATTTCCGGGACAAATTCGATCAAAAAGCGGGCGAATTCCGCGAAAAAACAGTGCTTGCCTTCGACAAGCAGGCAGTCGGAGAAATTGAAATCCGTGCGGACGGGTTCAGCGAAACCTTCAAAAAGGTCCAAGCCAAGACCGCCGGCAAAGATGCCGCCAAAGATCAGGACGATGACCGGAAAAGCGGAGGCGGCGTGGAAAAGTGGATCGGTTCCGACGGCATCCAGGCCGAAACCGACAAGATGTCGAGCCTGATTTCGACGCTTTCAGACCTCAAATGCGAATCGTTTCTGGAAGGCAAAACCAAGGATGACTTGACCGAACCCGTTTACACCCTTGTTATCAAAGGCGCTAAATCCTACACCCTGAATTTGTTTGCGGAAGTGAAGATAGGCGATGAAACGTTTGTCCCGGGCGTTTCTTCGGAAAACGATTACCCCTTTCTGCTCACCAAGTGGCGTTCTGACAGCATCATGAAAAAGCCGGGGGAGTTGAAGCAGAAGCCGGCTCAGGCCGAGTGA